In Funiculus sociatus GB2-C1, one DNA window encodes the following:
- a CDS encoding type I polyketide synthase, producing the protein MNTFTCFSLSPIGLEHPGLAIATSRAGGVGVLDLEFCRDSEQATRNLDKLLELVNPSSQIGLRLKVDQVADSQKLLQRLLHRSHWIILAGWEARSLGEVIACLPQCQSRRLLLEVTDVEQAQGINYHAEIFGLVAKGQESGGWVGEDPAFILTQKLLNVRNQELVDVGTTDNKQILPIYVQGGIGIHTAAGVLAAGAAGVVLDDQLWLMPESPLPGAWQRYLNNLNGQEAIAIGDRLNRSCRVLSRPGFQAITALQQLAEKIEIQELGTRDWGQGSNPSISSWQQAATSLIGWDSPGTLAWPMGQAVGLAAHFRLRYQTTGKLIQAILKQSLANVKKAEQLQPLAPNSPLAASHGTRYPIMQGPMTRVSDKAEFAIAVNKAGALPMLALALMRGQQVEELLQETKQKIGSSAWGVGILGFVPQALREEQLQIVKAVKPPFALIAGGRPDQAADLEAEGIATYLHVPTPGLLQMFLEQGARRFVFEGRECGGHVGPLSSFMLWESAIETLLKDVPAGKESEIHVFFAGGIHDARSAATISAIAAPLVERGMKIGVLMGTAYLFTQEAVKCGAIVDGFQRTALTCTHTINLETGPGHASRCAITPFAQEFYATRREMLAAGHSPEEIKNVLEDLTLGRLRVASKGLVRDEQGIVPVETQKQLTDGMYMIGQVATLRNSVCTLEELHQDVSQKSSELLVHSNEPSTVKNEASPSDVAIVGLSTLLPKAEYPDTFWENILHKVSAITEIPAHRWDWRLYYNPDRTARDKIYSKWGGFIDDVQFDPVRYGIPPKSVKSIDPIQLLALEGVRRALADAGYESGDFDRENTSVIFGAATGAGDLAHQYATRSHLSLYVDEPSEQTLDRLPEWTEESFPGILLNVAAGRAANRFDFGGVNFAVDAACASSLAAISLAVRELESGRSNVVIAGGVDTGQSPFAYLTFSKTQALSPQQQPRAFDKAADGIVISEGIVILVLKRLADAERDGDRIYAVIKSVAGSSDGKALGLTAPRPAGQMRALDRAYSQAGFSPNTLGLYEAHGTGTVAGDRAEAETVTETLKAANTPPKSCVIGSVKTVIGHTKSSAGVAGLAKATLALHNAVLPPHLGVENPLDTLADPQSPVYLLKEAKPWLMHPNYPRRAGVSAFGFGGTNFHVVLEEYRGNLRDRTLGADTWPCELFVFKAANSEALTKEIGTLLEALRAGATPRLRDLAYSYSLKAQTTSQNVCLSIVAESLQQLQAALELVINQDTQQPLPPHIQLSSVNNNGQKIAFLFPGQGSQYPDMARSVALYRQEMREALEFADHELQQCFPKLLSQFIYPPSAYSEEQEALNQKQLTDTQIAQPAIGAVETGFIDLAANLGLKPDMVCGHSYGEYTALYAAGVLSRQDFLHLSQTRGKIMAAACKGADGAMAAVQMQRPELQARLTSVEGVVIANHNAPLQTVISGNKDAIAQIVDQLNAEGIMARMLPVKGAFHSPLVASALNPLIEAIDKVTLRSPTIPVYANSTARPYDADSEAISTQLSKHLIHSVEFVSQINAMYAAGARIFVEVGPKSILTKLVGQILEGKEHTVVSLDGQGGGMRGFLIALGTLCTQGINIQLPTLFEGRNVRQLDLSLAALTKKPDISPTTWLLTGASSRPIKDAVGHMGKTPLINQDSAAQSKALNAKQPEQETALPVVGTSGSSTKSAVKFSGQHQEEENKKPTTNPAPTSCSANSPQPSALSPGVAPKLTMTPYPEQQPAPSPSASALTGETALAAYQAYQETMRQFLGLQEQVMKQFLGGVNYQSPQQPQQIPSKKAITPTPRIVTNFSQPSGNGSNNGAKTPEVLIQNTNGTAIAPVVPAPQPDIQLPVVTRQPSVVQTTTNNAQLPDRAALTEKLLQLVSDRTGYPTEMLGLNADMEAELGIDSIKRVEILGALQKSLPEPFSSLMRSRMENFTRAKTLNSVVELLNSQLTTNSQQPTTNNQQLRDRTALTEKLLQLVSDRTGYPTEMLGLNADMEAELGIDSIKRVEILGALQKSLSEPLASNVRSRMENFTRAKTLNSVVEQLLKAGNVPEENNSLGKSLPR; encoded by the coding sequence ATGAATACCTTCACCTGTTTTTCCCTAAGCCCTATTGGATTAGAACATCCTGGTCTAGCGATCGCAACCTCTAGAGCAGGCGGTGTGGGTGTGCTGGATTTAGAATTTTGTCGGGATTCCGAACAAGCGACGAGGAATCTGGATAAGCTTTTAGAGCTAGTCAATCCTAGCAGTCAGATAGGGTTAAGGTTAAAAGTTGACCAAGTTGCTGATAGCCAAAAATTGCTGCAACGGCTGCTGCATCGCTCCCATTGGATAATTCTAGCTGGATGGGAAGCACGATCCTTAGGGGAGGTTATCGCGTGTCTGCCCCAGTGCCAATCGCGCCGCCTATTGCTGGAAGTCACAGATGTTGAACAGGCACAAGGCATCAATTACCATGCAGAAATCTTTGGGTTAGTGGCGAAGGGACAGGAAAGCGGCGGTTGGGTAGGTGAAGACCCGGCATTTATCCTGACGCAAAAACTCTTAAATGTCCGTAATCAGGAGTTAGTAGACGTTGGAACTACTGACAACAAACAAATTCTTCCAATCTACGTGCAAGGTGGGATTGGGATTCATACAGCAGCAGGAGTCTTGGCGGCTGGTGCAGCAGGTGTGGTACTTGACGATCAATTGTGGTTGATGCCAGAATCGCCCCTCCCCGGTGCATGGCAACGCTACCTCAACAACCTGAACGGACAAGAAGCGATCGCAATTGGCGATCGTCTCAACCGCAGTTGTCGCGTCTTGTCTCGTCCCGGTTTCCAGGCAATTACCGCTTTGCAACAACTGGCAGAAAAAATAGAAATTCAGGAACTGGGGACTAGGGACTGGGGACAAGGAAGCAACCCCTCAATCTCTAGTTGGCAACAGGCGGCTACATCCTTAATCGGTTGGGATTCGCCTGGCACTTTAGCATGGCCTATGGGACAGGCTGTAGGATTAGCCGCTCATTTTCGACTTCGCTACCAGACGACAGGCAAACTAATCCAAGCCATTCTCAAGCAAAGCCTCGCTAATGTAAAAAAGGCTGAACAACTACAGCCACTAGCACCAAATTCACCCTTAGCCGCTTCTCATGGCACCCGCTATCCGATTATGCAGGGGCCGATGACCAGAGTCAGCGACAAAGCAGAATTTGCGATCGCAGTTAATAAAGCGGGCGCTTTGCCGATGCTGGCGTTGGCGTTAATGCGAGGCCAGCAGGTAGAAGAATTATTGCAGGAAACGAAGCAAAAAATTGGCTCTAGCGCTTGGGGAGTCGGCATTCTGGGTTTCGTCCCCCAAGCACTACGGGAAGAACAACTGCAAATTGTCAAAGCTGTTAAGCCCCCATTTGCCTTAATTGCAGGCGGTCGTCCAGATCAGGCGGCTGACTTAGAAGCCGAAGGAATCGCCACCTACCTTCACGTTCCGACACCGGGATTGCTGCAAATGTTCCTCGAACAAGGGGCGCGGCGGTTTGTCTTTGAAGGAAGGGAATGCGGCGGACACGTTGGCCCATTGAGCAGCTTTATGCTTTGGGAAAGCGCCATTGAGACACTTTTAAAAGACGTTCCGGCGGGCAAAGAAAGCGAAATCCACGTTTTCTTTGCTGGGGGGATTCACGATGCTCGTTCTGCTGCCACAATCAGCGCGATCGCTGCGCCTTTGGTAGAACGCGGGATGAAGATTGGCGTGCTGATGGGAACAGCTTATTTATTCACCCAAGAAGCTGTCAAGTGCGGTGCAATTGTGGACGGATTCCAGCGCACAGCACTAACTTGCACTCATACTATCAATTTGGAAACCGGGCCAGGTCACGCCAGCCGTTGTGCAATTACTCCCTTTGCTCAAGAATTTTACGCAACTCGACGGGAAATGTTGGCGGCGGGTCATTCTCCTGAAGAAATTAAGAATGTTTTAGAAGATTTGACGCTGGGACGCTTGCGCGTTGCTTCTAAAGGTTTGGTGCGCGATGAGCAAGGTATTGTTCCCGTGGAAACTCAAAAACAACTGACTGATGGAATGTACATGATTGGTCAAGTTGCCACTCTGCGTAACTCTGTTTGCACCTTAGAGGAGTTACATCAGGATGTTTCACAAAAGAGTTCAGAGTTGTTAGTTCATAGCAATGAACCATCAACCGTAAAAAATGAAGCGTCTCCCTCAGATGTAGCAATTGTCGGTCTTAGCACACTGCTACCGAAAGCTGAATATCCAGATACCTTCTGGGAAAATATTCTGCATAAAGTAAGCGCCATTACAGAAATTCCGGCGCACCGTTGGGACTGGCGACTTTATTACAATCCAGACCGTACCGCACGAGACAAAATCTATTCCAAATGGGGTGGTTTTATCGATGATGTGCAATTCGATCCGGTGCGGTATGGAATTCCGCCCAAGTCGGTGAAATCGATCGATCCAATTCAACTGCTGGCGCTAGAGGGAGTGCGAAGGGCATTAGCAGATGCGGGGTATGAGTCGGGAGACTTTGACCGGGAGAATACTTCCGTTATTTTTGGCGCAGCAACAGGTGCGGGGGATTTAGCGCATCAATACGCCACGCGATCGCATCTTTCTCTCTATGTAGACGAACCCTCAGAGCAAACTTTGGATCGTTTACCAGAGTGGACAGAAGAATCATTCCCAGGCATCCTATTAAATGTTGCCGCAGGTCGCGCTGCTAACCGCTTTGATTTTGGTGGGGTAAACTTTGCCGTTGATGCTGCTTGTGCTTCTTCCCTAGCAGCAATTAGCCTAGCCGTTCGAGAATTGGAAAGCGGTCGCAGCAATGTGGTAATTGCCGGCGGAGTAGACACCGGACAAAGCCCCTTTGCCTACTTGACATTTAGCAAAACTCAGGCTCTCTCCCCACAACAGCAACCCCGCGCCTTTGACAAAGCAGCCGACGGGATTGTGATCAGCGAAGGGATTGTGATTCTGGTACTGAAACGTCTAGCTGATGCCGAACGAGATGGCGATCGCATCTACGCTGTAATTAAATCTGTTGCAGGTTCCAGCGATGGCAAAGCCTTGGGATTGACCGCACCCCGTCCAGCAGGACAAATGCGAGCCTTAGACCGTGCCTACAGCCAAGCTGGTTTCTCACCCAACACACTAGGATTATACGAAGCTCACGGCACCGGAACTGTTGCCGGAGATAGAGCAGAAGCGGAGACAGTTACCGAAACCTTAAAAGCAGCCAATACACCGCCCAAGTCCTGCGTCATCGGTTCTGTGAAAACTGTAATCGGTCATACTAAGAGTTCTGCTGGCGTAGCGGGACTCGCCAAAGCAACATTAGCTTTGCACAACGCAGTTTTGCCACCCCACTTAGGCGTAGAAAATCCCCTAGATACTCTTGCCGATCCGCAAAGCCCAGTGTACTTGCTCAAAGAAGCAAAGCCTTGGCTGATGCACCCGAACTATCCCCGCCGCGCTGGTGTTAGTGCATTCGGCTTTGGCGGCACTAATTTCCATGTAGTGCTGGAAGAATATCGAGGTAACTTGCGCGATCGCACACTTGGTGCTGATACTTGGCCGTGCGAACTGTTTGTTTTCAAAGCTGCCAACTCGGAAGCTTTAACAAAAGAGATCGGCACTTTGTTAGAAGCTTTACGCGCTGGTGCAACCCCTCGCCTACGAGACTTAGCTTACAGCTACTCTCTCAAAGCCCAAACAACCTCACAGAATGTTTGTCTAAGCATTGTTGCCGAAAGCCTGCAACAGTTGCAAGCAGCTTTGGAATTAGTCATTAATCAAGACACACAGCAACCCCTACCACCACACATTCAACTCTCGTCTGTCAATAACAACGGACAAAAAATTGCCTTCCTCTTCCCCGGACAAGGATCGCAATATCCAGATATGGCTCGTTCCGTGGCGCTGTATCGCCAGGAAATGCGAGAAGCATTGGAATTTGCCGACCATGAGTTACAGCAGTGCTTCCCCAAATTGTTGAGTCAATTTATCTATCCACCCAGTGCCTATTCTGAAGAACAAGAAGCACTCAACCAAAAACAACTGACTGATACGCAGATCGCGCAACCTGCAATTGGTGCTGTGGAAACCGGATTTATCGACTTGGCGGCAAATCTGGGTTTAAAGCCGGATATGGTTTGCGGTCACAGTTACGGAGAATATACTGCCCTTTACGCGGCGGGAGTTTTGTCTCGCCAAGACTTTCTGCACCTTTCCCAAACCAGAGGCAAAATCATGGCAGCTGCCTGTAAAGGTGCCGATGGTGCAATGGCAGCAGTGCAGATGCAACGCCCAGAATTGCAGGCGCGGTTAACCAGTGTTGAGGGGGTGGTAATTGCCAATCATAACGCTCCTTTGCAAACAGTAATTTCTGGAAACAAAGACGCGATCGCCCAAATTGTAGACCAGCTGAACGCCGAAGGAATAATGGCACGGATGCTGCCAGTCAAGGGTGCTTTCCACTCTCCCTTAGTAGCTTCTGCCCTTAACCCACTAATCGAAGCTATCGACAAAGTGACATTGCGATCGCCCACGATTCCTGTTTATGCTAACTCCACGGCTCGTCCCTATGATGCCGATTCCGAGGCAATTTCCACTCAGTTATCTAAACACCTGATCCACAGCGTCGAGTTTGTCAGCCAAATTAACGCCATGTATGCCGCTGGCGCTCGAATTTTTGTGGAAGTTGGCCCCAAGAGCATCCTGACTAAATTAGTTGGACAAATTCTGGAAGGAAAAGAGCATACAGTTGTCTCCTTGGACGGACAAGGCGGGGGGATGCGAGGTTTTCTGATCGCTCTGGGTACACTATGTACGCAGGGCATCAATATCCAGTTACCAACTCTATTTGAAGGGCGGAACGTGCGTCAGCTAGATTTATCCTTGGCAGCTTTGACGAAAAAACCAGATATTTCGCCCACAACTTGGCTGTTAACTGGTGCTAGTTCCAGACCTATCAAGGATGCGGTGGGTCACATGGGTAAAACACCCTTGATAAACCAGGATAGCGCCGCCCAAAGCAAAGCGCTAAATGCAAAACAGCCAGAACAAGAAACAGCCTTACCAGTGGTGGGAACTTCTGGAAGTTCTACAAAGTCAGCAGTGAAGTTTAGCGGACAGCATCAGGAAGAAGAAAACAAGAAACCCACTACTAATCCCGCCCCCACTTCGTGCAGCGCTAACAGTCCTCAGCCCTCAGCACTATCACCAGGAGTTGCTCCCAAATTGACAATGACCCCCTACCCAGAACAACAACCCGCACCATCACCCAGCGCCTCAGCTCTTACTGGCGAGACTGCCCTAGCAGCTTACCAAGCTTATCAAGAAACCATGCGGCAATTCCTGGGGTTACAGGAACAGGTGATGAAGCAGTTTCTCGGAGGGGTGAATTATCAATCGCCCCAACAGCCGCAACAAATACCATCAAAGAAGGCGATCACACCTACTCCCCGAATCGTTACCAACTTCAGCCAGCCTTCGGGAAATGGTAGCAACAATGGTGCAAAAACGCCTGAGGTGTTAATCCAAAATACCAATGGTACAGCGATCGCTCCTGTCGTACCGGCACCACAACCTGACATTCAATTGCCAGTCGTCACTCGTCAGCCCTCAGTCGTCCAAACCACGACAAACAACGCACAGCTTCCAGATCGTGCTGCTTTGACGGAAAAATTGTTGCAGTTAGTCAGCGATCGCACTGGCTACCCAACAGAAATGTTAGGGTTAAACGCTGACATGGAAGCTGAACTCGGTATCGACTCGATTAAACGGGTGGAAATTTTGGGTGCTTTGCAAAAAAGCTTGCCAGAACCTTTCAGCAGCTTGATGCGATCGCGCATGGAAAATTTCACCCGCGCCAAAACCCTCAACAGTGTTGTTGAACTACTAAATAGTCAATTAACAACCAACAGCCAACAACCAACAACTAACAACCAGCAGCTTCGAGATCGAACTGCTTTGACAGAAAAATTGTTGCAGTTAGTCAGCGATCGCACTGGCTATCCAACAGAAATGTTAGGGTTAAACGCTGACATGGAAGCGGAACTCGGTATTGACTCGATTAAACGGGTGGAAATTCTGGGTGCTTTGCAAAAAAGCTTATCGGAACCCTTAGCCAGCAACGTGCGATCGCGCATGGAAAACTTCACCCGTGCCAAAACCCTCAACAGCGTTGTGGAACAATTACTAAAAGCTGGTAACGTTCCGGAGGAAAATAATAGCCTGGGAAAGTCATTGCCCCGGTAG
- a CDS encoding sulfatase-like hydrolase/transferase encodes MPNHLVYIIMDSCRYDSYEAASTPNMDRLGLAEPRYSYASWTSPSHYTMLMGMIPHTSPRGVFASEVYKQEFLKWVDRLGIPDLSFKTFVPQLSLPKVLKDFGYKTIARVSMPVLNQFTSINQFFDDYVLMSNHNDFATMVHQIDFSGSEPCFYFLNLGETHYPYMLKGDDMPRISGVHGVFKNMDQFALAKNEPGESKFFEQEEMQRLHKQQISCVEYIDGLLGELYRKCPENTHIILTADHGELFGEDGYFGHGPVMHHKCFEVPFVEGLRPTI; translated from the coding sequence ATGCCAAACCATCTTGTATACATTATTATGGATAGTTGCCGATATGACAGCTATGAGGCAGCATCAACACCGAATATGGATCGCTTAGGGCTGGCGGAGCCTCGCTACAGCTATGCTTCTTGGACATCTCCTTCCCACTACACAATGCTCATGGGGATGATTCCCCATACTAGCCCTCGCGGTGTGTTTGCCTCGGAAGTTTATAAGCAAGAATTTTTGAAATGGGTAGATCGGCTGGGAATTCCCGACTTGTCTTTCAAAACTTTTGTCCCTCAATTGTCTTTGCCTAAAGTTTTAAAAGACTTTGGATACAAAACAATTGCACGAGTTTCCATGCCTGTGCTGAATCAATTTACCAGCATAAATCAATTTTTTGATGACTATGTTTTGATGTCGAATCATAACGACTTCGCCACAATGGTGCATCAAATTGATTTTTCAGGTTCTGAACCTTGTTTTTACTTTCTAAACCTGGGGGAAACCCACTATCCATATATGCTTAAAGGCGATGATATGCCGCGTATATCTGGAGTTCATGGGGTGTTTAAGAATATGGATCAATTCGCACTTGCTAAAAATGAACCTGGAGAAAGCAAGTTTTTTGAGCAGGAGGAAATGCAGCGCTTACACAAGCAGCAAATATCCTGTGTTGAATATATAGATGGGCTTTTAGGAGAACTATATCGCAAGTGTCCTGAGAATACTCACATTATCCTGACAGCAGATCATGGAGAGTTGTTTGGAGAAGATGGCTATTTTGGTCATGGCCCTGTAATGCACCACAAATGCTTTGAAGTGCCTTTTGTCGAGGGTCTGCGTCCGACCATCTAA
- a CDS encoding polyphosphate kinase 2 family protein, with amino-acid sequence MSDRSNSENNTDSAANDIAQAEAPKTKKAAALAAAQIADVMSPETIVVDEPPPKPNYPQYRVKPGERISLADIDPNASEHYTKKQHVEEELEHLRDRLGDLQERLYAENQRSLLIVLQAMDTGGKDGTIKHVFQGINPQGCQVWSFKKPSDEEASHDFLWRYHQRSPRRGMITIFNRSHYEDVLVVRVKQLVPEDIWRKRYHAINDFEQMLTFNNIGVIKFFLHISKDEQKRRLQSRLDNPEKHWKFSSNDIKERLFWDDYQMAFEEAINNCSTAYAPWYVVPANNKWYRNLVIARTIVDTLEAMNPQYPRAETGLENIVIP; translated from the coding sequence ATGAGCGATCGCAGTAATTCCGAAAATAATACAGATAGTGCTGCCAACGATATAGCTCAAGCTGAAGCTCCCAAAACCAAAAAGGCAGCAGCTTTGGCGGCGGCACAAATTGCTGATGTCATGTCACCGGAAACAATCGTAGTCGATGAGCCACCACCGAAACCGAATTATCCCCAATATCGGGTTAAACCGGGAGAGCGAATTAGTTTAGCCGATATCGATCCAAACGCCTCAGAACACTATACAAAAAAGCAACACGTCGAAGAGGAACTTGAGCATCTGCGCGATCGCCTGGGAGATTTACAAGAACGCTTGTATGCTGAAAACCAGCGCAGTCTGCTAATTGTACTGCAAGCGATGGACACTGGCGGTAAGGATGGCACGATTAAACACGTCTTTCAAGGCATTAACCCCCAAGGCTGCCAAGTTTGGTCGTTTAAAAAGCCCAGTGATGAGGAAGCGAGCCACGATTTCTTGTGGCGTTATCACCAGCGATCGCCTCGACGCGGCATGATTACGATTTTCAACCGTTCGCATTACGAAGATGTGCTAGTTGTGCGAGTCAAGCAGTTGGTTCCGGAGGATATTTGGCGAAAGCGCTATCACGCGATTAATGACTTTGAGCAAATGCTCACTTTTAACAACATTGGGGTAATTAAGTTTTTTCTCCATATTTCCAAAGACGAACAAAAACGGCGTTTGCAGAGTCGGTTGGATAACCCGGAGAAGCACTGGAAATTTTCTAGTAATGACATCAAAGAGCGCCTATTTTGGGACGATTACCAAATGGCGTTTGAGGAAGCAATTAATAATTGCTCTACTGCCTATGCCCCGTGGTACGTTGTACCTGCAAATAATAAGTGGTATCGCAACTTGGTAATTGCTCGAACCATTGTGGACACTTTGGAAGCAATGAATCCTCAATATCCAAGGGCAGAAACTGGTTTAGAAAATATTGTGATTCCATGA
- a CDS encoding DUF4864 domain-containing protein, which translates to MEVTDNDRTAIRFVISHQIEAFQKDDAVGAFSFASREIKAQFGTPENFMRMVKTAYDPVYRPRSVMFEKIAYIEGFPSAQVVLLDREGRLIKAIYLMQRQPNGNWKIAGCQLIAI; encoded by the coding sequence ATGGAAGTAACTGATAATGACCGCACTGCCATCCGCTTTGTAATTTCTCACCAAATAGAAGCGTTTCAAAAGGATGATGCTGTTGGCGCTTTCTCTTTTGCCAGCCGAGAAATTAAAGCTCAATTCGGCACTCCCGAAAACTTTATGAGGATGGTAAAAACTGCCTACGATCCGGTGTATCGTCCTCGTTCGGTGATGTTTGAAAAAATCGCCTATATTGAAGGATTTCCTTCTGCACAGGTGGTGCTACTCGACCGGGAAGGGAGGCTGATAAAGGCAATTTATCTGATGCAAAGACAACCTAACGGCAATTGGAAAATTGCTGGGTGTCAACTGATAGCAATATAA
- a CDS encoding GlsB/YeaQ/YmgE family stress response membrane protein, producing the protein MNIIAWIVLGLIAGAIAKAIYPGHQGGGILGTILLGIIGSFIGGTLGLWLTTGTLALGTAPFSIGGIIASIIGALIAVFLWNLVTRRAA; encoded by the coding sequence ATGAATATTATTGCTTGGATTGTTTTAGGACTGATTGCTGGTGCTATCGCTAAAGCCATCTATCCTGGTCATCAGGGCGGTGGGATTCTAGGAACAATCCTGTTGGGAATTATTGGATCTTTTATTGGCGGTACTTTGGGGCTTTGGTTAACAACAGGGACTTTAGCGCTAGGAACTGCACCTTTTAGTATAGGCGGAATCATTGCTTCTATTATCGGCGCACTTATTGCAGTATTTCTGTGGAACTTGGTTACCCGCAGAGCCGCTTAA
- a CDS encoding M48 family metallopeptidase: MRALIRLGIALLLTLFGLVSYCSSTSQNPITGENQRVQLTPKEEVILGLQARSRMAAQHGGLYPDQALQRYIDQVGATVVQRSEARNAPYPFEFHLLRDPQTVNAFALPGGQIFITAGLLRRLSSEAQLASVLGHEVGHVIGRHGAERLAKQQLGQALVSAVGVAASDDQGGGRQAAVLAQAVNQMVSLRYGREDELESDRLGFRFMTEAGYNPKGIVEVMQILANARPGGQSPEFFSTHPNPGNRIERLQNLISQTYPNGVPPQLETGREDFAQVVRPRLQPAN, translated from the coding sequence GTGAGAGCATTGATAAGGCTGGGGATTGCGCTTTTACTGACGTTATTTGGACTGGTTAGTTACTGTAGTTCCACTTCCCAAAACCCGATAACTGGGGAAAACCAGCGCGTACAGCTGACACCAAAGGAGGAGGTAATATTAGGACTGCAAGCGCGATCGCGTATGGCTGCTCAGCACGGCGGTTTGTACCCAGACCAGGCGCTACAGCGGTATATTGACCAAGTGGGAGCTACGGTGGTGCAGCGGTCTGAGGCGAGGAATGCTCCCTATCCCTTTGAATTCCATCTATTGCGCGACCCACAAACTGTCAATGCTTTCGCGCTACCGGGAGGACAGATTTTCATCACTGCTGGTTTACTGCGTCGTCTCTCATCGGAAGCTCAATTGGCATCTGTGCTGGGACACGAGGTAGGACACGTCATCGGAAGACACGGTGCGGAACGTTTGGCAAAGCAGCAACTCGGTCAAGCTCTGGTGAGTGCGGTGGGGGTAGCAGCAAGCGACGACCAAGGCGGGGGTCGGCAAGCAGCAGTGCTTGCCCAAGCGGTTAACCAGATGGTCAGTCTGCGGTACGGGCGTGAGGATGAGTTAGAAAGCGATCGCCTTGGTTTCCGATTTATGACTGAAGCTGGCTATAACCCTAAAGGTATTGTAGAAGTAATGCAGATACTTGCTAATGCCAGACCGGGTGGACAATCGCCGGAGTTTTTCAGCACTCACCCCAACCCCGGCAACCGCATTGAACGCTTACAAAATTTAATTTCTCAAACTTATCCTAATGGCGTTCCGCCGCAGTTGGAAACTGGACGCGAAGATTTTGCTCAGGTTGTGCGTCCGCGTTTACAGCCAGCTAACTAG